The Polyangium mundeleinium genome contains the following window.
CCTCCATGGCGCCGCCCGGCAGGTTTGGCCTCGGAGACTCGAATCGCTGGGCCGCCTCTCTCTGCTTGCGCGCCGTCTCCAGGATATCCCGCGCCTTGGTTATCTCCACCAGCAGCTCCTCTATCGGCGGGTAGTTGTCGTCCCGCTCGATGATCACGCCCTTGACGTCGGTCCGCAGCGCGAGCGCCCGAAGCACGTCCCAGCTCCCCTCTTCGACCGCATGGGAGTGCGAGTCGAAGAGCAGCCCGCCCGCCCGAACGCCGCCGGCCATGTGCACCTGTATGACCCTGTCGAGCGGTATCTGCTCGAGGAAGTGAATGGGGTCATAGCCATGGTTGGTCGCGTTGGTGTACAGGTTGGTCGCATCGAGGAGGAGCCCGCAACCCGTGCGTTCCACGATTTCGTTCAACAGATCCGTATGGGAGAGCTCGCCTTGAGGGATATCGAAGAAGTAGCTTATATTTTCGACAATCAGCAGCTTGCCCGTATGGTCCTGCACGGTCGAGATGTTGCGTACGATGCTCTCGAGGCTGCTTCTGGTGAGCACAATCGGCGAGAGATGTCCGAGATCGATGCCTGGTGCGGAAGTGATCGCCAGATGGTCGCTGTAGTAGGGAGCGCCGGTCACTTCGAGAACTTTCTTGATACACCGCAGATATTCCGTCGTAGGTGGCGCCGTCGAACCGACCGAGAGCTGGAGCCCGTGGGGCACGCAGGGCAGGAGGGCACAGAGCGCCTCGAGCTCGTCGAGCTG
Protein-coding sequences here:
- a CDS encoding DUF692 domain-containing protein, with amino-acid sequence MLQSSAHAIPHLGSGLGFRRRMKSSILAHRDSIDFIEITTEHFMTPRQLDELEALCALLPCVPHGLQLSVGSTAPPTTEYLRCIKKVLEVTGAPYYSDHLAITSAPGIDLGHLSPIVLTRSSLESIVRNISTVQDHTGKLLIVENISYFFDIPQGELSHTDLLNEIVERTGCGLLLDATNLYTNATNHGYDPIHFLEQIPLDRVIQVHMAGGVRAGGLLFDSHSHAVEEGSWDVLRALALRTDVKGVIIERDDNYPPIEELLVEITKARDILETARKQREAAQRFESPRPNLPGGAMEGVA